The following are encoded together in the Culex pipiens pallens isolate TS chromosome 1, TS_CPP_V2, whole genome shotgun sequence genome:
- the LOC120422548 gene encoding histone RNA hairpin-binding protein isoform X1 → MSFCDLVVGAHRLDKTTLTDLSTQQTTIKKETIDPAEEDQTKPSALSSSSGATLGTGGERQSLNWADQVIKEEQEEQDKSLVKSSSSTVMQTNSDSQMSLDDSNNTSGNRQIEIDILDSANVQKYEKLIRCDMIKSPFKRRLSGGGDEGDEDDGDSKDRDLGQHKKTKTHEDDHGRERFRRESTDSGDGSSQSSRRPVEYEKDIEVLVRRQKQIDYGKNTLGYENYLRQVPREQRTKEHPKTPPKHIKYSRRAWDGLVRVWRKKLHCFDPDARPDNDGPAEDN, encoded by the exons ATGTCG TTTTGCGATCTCGTTGTTGGGGCGCATCGCCTTGACAAGACGACCTTGACGGATCTGTCAACGCAGCAGACAACAATAAAGAAGGAAACAATAGACCCGGCAGAAGAAGATCAAACCAAGCCATcagcgttgtcgtcgtcgtccggaGCAACTTTGGGAACCGGTGGCGAACGTCAATCCCTCAACTGGGCCGACCAGGTCATCAAGGAGGAACAGGAAGAGCAAGACAAATCGCTAGTG AAGTCGTCGAGCAGCACCGTAATGCAAACCAACTCCGACAGCCAAATGTCCTTGGACGACAGCAACAACACCAGCGGCAACCGGCAGATCGAGATCGACATTCTTG ATTCCGCCAACGTGCAAAAGTATGAAAAGTTGATCCGCTGCGACATGATCAAGTCCCCGTTCAAGCGGCGGCTGTCCGGCGGTGGCGACGAAGGGGACGAAGACGACGGTGACAGCAAAGACCGCGACTTGGGCCAGCACAAAAAGACCAAAACACACGAGGATGACCACGGCCGGGAACGGTTCCGGCGGGAGAGTACCGACTCGGGCGATGGCAGCAGCCAGAGCAGCCGGCGGCCGGTCGAGTACGAGAAGGACATTGAGGTGTTGGTGCGTCGCCAGAAGCAGATCGATTACGGGAAGAATACGCTCGGCTACGAAAACTACCTGCGGCAGGTTCCGAGGGAGCAGCGCACCAAGGAGCATCCGAAGACGCCCCCGAAGCACATCAAGTACAGCCGCCGGGCCTGGGACGGACTGGTGCGGGTGTGGCGCAAGAAGCTGCACTGCTTCGATCCGGATGCGCG ACCCGATAACGATGGCCCCGCCGAAGACAACTAA
- the LOC120422548 gene encoding histone RNA hairpin-binding protein isoform X2, translating into MSFCDLVVGAHRLDKTTLTDLSTQQTTIKKETIDPAEEDQTKPSALSSSSGATLGTGGERQSLNWADQVIKEEQEEQDKSLVKSSSSTVMQTNSDSQMSLDDSNNTSGNRQIEIDILDSANVQKYEKLIRCDMIKSPFKRRLSGGGDEGDEDDGDSKDRDLGQHKKTKTHEDDHGRERFRRESTDSGDGSSQSSRRPVEYEKDIEVLVRRQKQIDYGKNTLGYENYLRQVPREQRTKEHPKTPPKHIKYSRRAWDGLVRVWRKKLHCFDPDAR; encoded by the exons ATGTCG TTTTGCGATCTCGTTGTTGGGGCGCATCGCCTTGACAAGACGACCTTGACGGATCTGTCAACGCAGCAGACAACAATAAAGAAGGAAACAATAGACCCGGCAGAAGAAGATCAAACCAAGCCATcagcgttgtcgtcgtcgtccggaGCAACTTTGGGAACCGGTGGCGAACGTCAATCCCTCAACTGGGCCGACCAGGTCATCAAGGAGGAACAGGAAGAGCAAGACAAATCGCTAGTG AAGTCGTCGAGCAGCACCGTAATGCAAACCAACTCCGACAGCCAAATGTCCTTGGACGACAGCAACAACACCAGCGGCAACCGGCAGATCGAGATCGACATTCTTG ATTCCGCCAACGTGCAAAAGTATGAAAAGTTGATCCGCTGCGACATGATCAAGTCCCCGTTCAAGCGGCGGCTGTCCGGCGGTGGCGACGAAGGGGACGAAGACGACGGTGACAGCAAAGACCGCGACTTGGGCCAGCACAAAAAGACCAAAACACACGAGGATGACCACGGCCGGGAACGGTTCCGGCGGGAGAGTACCGACTCGGGCGATGGCAGCAGCCAGAGCAGCCGGCGGCCGGTCGAGTACGAGAAGGACATTGAGGTGTTGGTGCGTCGCCAGAAGCAGATCGATTACGGGAAGAATACGCTCGGCTACGAAAACTACCTGCGGCAGGTTCCGAGGGAGCAGCGCACCAAGGAGCATCCGAAGACGCCCCCGAAGCACATCAAGTACAGCCGCCGGGCCTGGGACGGACTGGTGCGGGTGTGGCGCAAGAAGCTGCACTGCTTCGATCCGGATGCGCGGTGA